From the Lactuca sativa cultivar Salinas chromosome 9, Lsat_Salinas_v11, whole genome shotgun sequence genome, the window ATAACCATGGTTACTAGTAATAGATTGATATATGCGTCCATGAGGATATCATATCCCGATGATCATCCGAACCTGAATGCCCCCTTGAAGATATTATGTCCCGGTGATCGAATGCTTATAACGTTTTAGTCTTAGATATTTGGTTCGAACGGATTATTTGAAACACATGCGTTTAGAGCACAATGTAGGTCATTGGCAAACGAATATTCCTCATTCCTCAAATTCCCATGAGAAGGGTAACTCTCCTTTTGTTCATGCTTTATAGAGGGGAAAAAGGTGCCAACTCGTGTCCTCGCTATGAGCCCCTTTGTTTCAAAGTTAAAAAGGATTGATGTATCTTTAGAATTTAAAGAATCCAAAATGATTTCAGGAGCTCTTTGTAGATTCTGACAAGTATGGTTTCTCATGTAGGTTGTTTTATATTTTGGTGGCTTGTCTTGGATCTTTTGGACTTGTTTTGCTGCGAGGCATCCTTGGTCAAACTTATAGGTACACCTATAATAACTCCTAGCatatcaacaaatatatacaaccAAAATTagcaaaaagaaaatattttattatacacATTTTCTCCAAATGAATAGGTCAACAGAGACATACTTTCATGTTTCCAAAAAAATATACCTTTGATGGTTTGTATTGTTAATATGCTTTTGACCATATTTTCTCCATGCATGCCCATCATCAACCAAAGTAGAGGTCACTTGTGATGACGTCCATGAATTTTTTCTACATGTGTCCAAATAAACTGGAAATTAGTAGCTTGACTACAAATACAGGCGTACATATATAGgtatatcctccttaataaatggaGTTTGTTTTTTGTCACACGTCAATCTCTcattagttttgacacttgtcattttgtggtatttttaaaataaatattatgcacttgtcaatttttggtttgtttcaatttttggcatatatgaaattcttcctattattatatgtaaaatattaaatataatatatatgatattaaatgacaataaatatatttctttctttcttattttaaagttgtatattaaaaatattttttatttacattttaatgtttaattttttttaaataaactcatgtaatatacGGGCCTCAcacctagtgtatatatatataagctcatTCCAAATAGAAATTGGATGCATAATTAATGACCTTAAAGTTATGGTATCAATTTCCAAAGATTTTTCTAAATATATAGGgataacaaataaaaataatctTAAAAGTCATATCTAGTAACTGGACGTATTATAGATTTAGggtaattaattaaaactattacaatatgatgatattaTTAGACATACCTTCTTTTGTGGCATCCCTTTTTACGTTTTGCCGGGATGATATTTCCCTCATTTTTGCCTGAATTTTCGGATTTCTGCCCATCCGAACTATATGATAAACACATATCACTTGTCGGAATCTCAAGATGCTGGTTCGAAGTGCAAGAGCCCAAGATTAAGAGTGTATTCTTAAACATCGCTATGATTTGCATCACAAGGCCATCTTCATATGTGGGATTACACTCGATCTTTCTCGGCCACTGAAGCATCTCCCGCAGATTATTGGTCAACTCCTTGCCTTGGATCAGCTCGTGAAAAGCTTTTATCCTGTCGCTTGGCAAACTCTCCGGCCAGGTTGCAGTCTGATCCATACTATATTCTCGGGTTTTGAGAAATAGTTAGATGAAGTAAAACCACATACCACAACTCCAGAAATTTATAAACtggaaaaatagaaaaatatgatttaaaatgaaTATAAGATGAAAAAGGCAAT encodes:
- the LOC111921522 gene encoding probable WRKY transcription factor 70 isoform X1, producing the protein MDQTATWPESLPSDRIKAFHELIQGKELTNNLREMLQWPRKIECNPTYEDGLVMQIIAMFKNTLLILGSCTSNQHLEIPTSDMCLSYSSDGQKSENSGKNEGNIIPAKRKKGCHKRRKNSWTSSQVTSTLVDDGHAWRKYGQKHINNTNHQRSYYRCTYKFDQGCLAAKQVQKIQDKPPKYKTTYMRNHTCQNLQRAPEIILDSLNSKDTSILFNFETKGLIARTRVGTFFPSIKHEQKESYPSHGNLRNEEYSFANDLHCALNACVSNNPFEPNI
- the LOC111921522 gene encoding probable WRKY transcription factor 70 isoform X2, whose protein sequence is MDQTATWPESLPSDRIKAFHELIQGKELTNNLREMLQWPRKIECNPTYEDGLVMQIIAMFKNTLLILGSCTSNQHLEIPTSDMCLSYSSDGQKSENSGKNEGNIIPAKRKKGCHKRRKNSWTSSQVTSTLVDDGHAWRKYGQKHINNTNHQRCTYKFDQGCLAAKQVQKIQDKPPKYKTTYMRNHTCQNLQRAPEIILDSLNSKDTSILFNFETKGLIARTRVGTFFPSIKHEQKESYPSHGNLRNEEYSFANDLHCALNACVSNNPFEPNI